The stretch of DNA AGACATGATGCGGTCTCCGATGCTGAGCTCGCCGCTGCGCTCCGCCGGGCCTCCGTGCAGTAGATTGGCCACCACCACCGTCGGTAGGATGGAGCCCCAGCCCGACTCCACCACAGCCAGGCCCAGGATCTCCCCTATCGCCTTACGAATGCACACCTAACCAAGGAGAAACAccccagggggagagaggagggcaatTTGATTAACTGATTAACTGACAAGATTAATGAAtgcattaaagcagcaataagtacatcttttccaaaactagcaagctaactaccttacaccttgcaaacaccaccaaaagcccagttggcactgatagaagcttgccaacacactaacttatGTCTTTTGCCAGTACAACTATGTAtaggcaatgtcatgctgtgaaagctgttCTTtaatttttgcagggtgtaccagcccggaAAACAGAACTGCATGGTGCATATCctagatggctagtgggaaagacacaggtgtttatctctccttcacatgaccatatgctatcaggctggtaccaaaactagttgcctataaaaccataccgctaaaagtgtcaaattgttgcatagtgcaGCTTTATTGAATGGGAAAATGGAAATATTTGTGAATCTATACAAGATTTTGGATGAGGGTTGGGTACTTCCCCCTCGATAGGTGAACACAACCAGCGCACCTCTCTGATATTCTCAGAGCGGGAGAAGTGGACCAGGTCTCCATTGTACAGCTCCTGAGTACTGAGGAAGTCATCATACTCGTCCGGTTTCATGCCATTGGTCTGCAGGAactgctggtaggctacagcaAATGCCTGTCCGATGGCCTGTGCAATGACCTGAGCCTGGGGAGGAAACACTTGTCATGTTATATTGTAATTATATAGCATGAGCATAGCAATAAACACAGATGCTTACTTCTTCATCAGGCCAGATGGATTCTCTTCACTCATAAAACAACAGTATATATAACAGTATATCATAGAATGAGTGAGCAACACTCCGTTCCACCATTATTTTCAAATGAGCGAAGTCAACAGTGGCCCGAAATActgtggggaaaaaagaaacTCCTGGGAAACACTACAGCTGTCAAAAGGGTAAATAACCTGATGGCATGATTTATTAACGATTACATATATATGACTTCCAATAATCTCCTGCCAACACAGAGATGCactttttaaatcaaaacatttcacatgaacattgttacgaccccctgcacCCCTGCAGACTGTGTAAGTtgaattcacagcgacctcaggcctgcctgcgtgtgcgtgtgtgtgtgtgtgtcctgtgtcgcctacatatataacacgtgtgttgcagtgagtcgtttgtgcaataaaaaactgacagcagtcagccttgtttgttaaTGGCCATGCATGGTAGGGACAACGAGCcatgattgattgactgacggGAAGGTGTGGGGGATAAaaaggaccagtggacacctgtcgatctctctctctctcagcatacaAATGTCAAACCCCCTAAACACATCTTCGTTTGCTTAATACTTTGTTTGGACTTAATAAATACCCGTCATTTACTAAGATAACTTTGTCTTCTGCCTCCAATGTTTTATGTTGCAGTCTCACGAGCCAGCCGTAAAACATTCTCACTGACACAGTCAGTAATGCTTGGTAAGCTCTCTGTATGTGAACATCACTGCTCTGCCACTCACGTCGTCCGAGGTGAAAACGTGGCACAACATCCAGCACTTCTTCGGTGGTGCGGAGGGGTTTGCTGCCTGCGGATCGGAGTCCTTCCGGCCCACAGGTTTCCTACGTGCCATCAGCACCACGATGTTCCCGATGTCGGCGATGTAAGAGATCATCTGCAGAGAGTGGTCCATCATGGCCTCCTGGGGGAAAGACAggagacaaaacagagagagagtccagtGCTCAAGGAGATGGTCAAGTGTCATGTCacgaaacaaaacaataagggCAAACAAATTCTATAAAGCGCATGAATAATATAAAATGCATGTACACAGTGCAGGAGCATCAGCAGGCACAGAATAGGGCAGATAGtaatttttgtaaaaaaaatatataaatgctTCTAGACGTAAAGAAGTTATGCATTTCTTAAGAAGCAATGACAAAGCAATGTTTCCCAATTTCCTGTGCATTCTATGCATATTCATTATTGGGCCCAGACATTGTTTGACACATTTGCTAATGGTCAGAAAATATAAGAACATTTTATAAAAGGCCAAAAAGCCTAAAatgtttcaaataaaaatatttacatattacacctttaataataaacattaaaacAGAAAAGCCAAAAATGAACACCGGTAAATAAGGTTGGAAGATGTGTGCAACCCACCTGTGTGTCAGCATTGAGCACTTTGATTCGCTGTGTGGAGATGAAAAGATCCACCTCTGTCATAGGCTGGGACTCTCCCTCTGGAGCCTGCAGAGGAATAGATGTATATCACCATgtgtacaagcacacacacacacacacacacacacacacacacacacacacacacacacacaacttccccTTATTCGTGCAGCTTAACATGGACTACTTCAAATTAGATATTTAAGCTTTCAAGCTTCAGACCTTGATCCTCTCCACAGCTTCCTGCGCCTGAGCCATGCGGGCACTAGTCGAGGGGTTCTTGTCTGACTGCAGTTGTGTAGAGCCCAGGTACTTAGCCCCAAATATGACCCCATCCAGCAGGTCTTCTGGGTCACATGGACCAGGCACTATTACAGCAGGGGACAAAGAGAGCATCTTAGAGCAACATTACTGTTGTGACATTTTCTGTTTTGATGGTGCAATTGTACAACAACCTCCTCatggatcagtgtgtgtttagttctcACCATCTTTATAGGCAGGCCGAGCTTCAGCATCCTATAGTGGACAGAATATAGAAGCACATGTTAGTGCAATTTACCAAAGGGCTTATCAACTCTAAAGCAACCAAATCTGAATATTCTGGAGTAGATCCTCAAGTATTTATTTCATGACTAAGTGAATCAAATAAACAGCAGTTTGGTCAATGATTCCCTTTGCCTTGCTAATAAACATTTGCACAGTAAGACCTTCTGGTGTGGTTTTTATTCATTATGAATTCCCCTGCTGGACCAATTATTCATGAAACAGATCCTGTAAAAAAACAGGGACAACAATTTCCCCTTACTCACCATATCTGGGCATCTGGCTGCAaagtcctctccctcctcttcagcAGGTGGCTCTCCCCTCCTTTGCCACAGCAAACCTGAAGCATCATCCCCTGAGTCATCCAAAGCATGGATCTCGTCTCCTGCTTCATCATGCGCACGGGTCTGTTCCCAGTACCTCTCTGCATCCTCCTGGctgtaagagacagagacaactgCATCCACCCCAGTGCTGAGATGCCCGTAGCTGAGGCATGGCAGGCTGAGCTGAGGCCTCTCCTCTGGAGAGCTGGGGGTCTCCAGCAGCCCCAGCAGGTCCCTCTGGTGGCTCTCTGTGAAGAGCAGTCCAGAGGCAGCAGTGCCTTCAGCTTGCGGCTCACCCACAGTGCCCAGGTTGGGCCGCGTGTCATAAGGTAAGTCAGCTCTCAAATCTGAGCGGTCCAAGAGGGTCTGAGCGGGCTCTGGGCTGGGACTGTCGTAGGCGGGGGATGGACTAATGAGCTGGAGGTGGGATAGCAgcgtgtgtatttgagagtggTCCACGTCGTGCTGACCACACTGCTCATTCACTGTGCCCTCCTGTTCTTTattctcctcttcctgctgATGCTTCTCCTCTTCTTGCTGATGCTCCTCCTCTTGTCCCTTTAACACGTCATCCTGTGACACCTCCTTTTCACTTGGTTTGAATGCCTGTCCCACACCGTTGTTCCTGTAATCTACCTGGTATGGGAGCAAAGGCGCTTCAGGAATAGATGTGGCCAACTGAGATCCATCCTCGCTCGGCGGATCCTCTGACATGTCAATTGAGTCTGTTTGAAGAAAGCCTTCACTGTCAGCTTCTCCAACGCACCCTGCTTCACTCGAGGAGTCTGACCTCCAGTCCAAGGGAGGGGGCTCAATCAGGTTAAAGGAGTCCATTTCCTCCAGGTCTGTTTTCCTAATATTCTCCTGCGTCGGACTTGAGCTGTTGTGGTGTACATCCCCCAAACCTGAATTCTGTCGGGTCGCGATTTCCTCTGAATGTGAGGGACATGGACTGTCAAGAGAAGGGATGTTAGCCTCATTGATTTTGGGTAAAGAAGGCACACTCATCATGAGAGCCTGCACTTCTGCTTGGAGCAATTCCTTGTGTTTATCCTCCTCCCCATTCCTTAGCTCGGTGACTGCCTGTTCCGCCATCCTGAACAATGATGGCAAGGTAGATACAGTCTATGAGTGAGTCTTCCAACACCCTCAAGCAAAGTTCCTTCCATGGGATGGAGAGTCTGAACTTTCCAACATACCCTTGGCTGACAGCAATTTTTCCCTGCTGAAGCACAGTGAACTGCAGCATAGAAACAGCACAATCAGATAACTAGGATGATGAATCAATAACCAATATTAATTCATACCAAAAAGTGCAGCACAATCATGTTTACATTCGTGACAATGTCTACCTCTGCACAGGGCCTGTGATGAGTGAGGCTAACATTGTTGTTGCTCCAATAAGCTGTACTCTAATGGCTAATAGACTGGACAGGTATGAAACCGCAACGTGTCGCTAATGATCTGACTAGCGGGAGGGGGCTAACCAGTATGTGAACAAAGATCAAGGTTCGACTGTCTCACCAAGGGTTGTTTTTCCTTAACACCGGAATAGTTTACACTAGACTAGAGATACAATATCGATAAGCGTTCTActgtttaattaaattaaatgaacaaACTGAAAATGGATCACCGGGACGCTAAATGCGAAGACCCTCTTTTGACATTGTTCGGTAGCCTAtctaaaatatatttaacattCATTGTCCGGAAGCAGAATATGAACTTTACTCAACGGTAGAAAAGTTACACAACTTGGGGTTGCTATTGGACAAATGTAGTCATTTTCCATCAATGGCTTCTATCATATGTTATCGCAACGCAAACATCGACAGGAACCACTCTACTGCTGTGACTACAAGAAGCAAGATACAGCCGAAAAACACCCACCTATGTGCTGGAATGCATCTATCTTTTACACTTGAAACTGTTCCTCTCGGCGATCTTGGGCTGCATTGTGAAGAAGACTGTTCACTGCGCATGCGCTTGGAACGGAACAAGTCATGACAAATCGATGCATTAACAAAACGTAAACAACGTCCTCAGGGATGTCCTTCCTGTCGCCTTTTATTAGAATACCCTTGACTATTCCCTGAAACGGTTATAGCTAATTTCTTGTGCTCTACTTTATTCGTATGAAAAGGAAGTTACAACAAGAAGAAACTGTACTGATTTTAAAGATTCAGATTCACAATAAACCTGTACCGATTACAAACCAATGGAAAAAACTGTTTTGACTGTAGTTCAACTGAGACACACTCAAAGCAACATATTAGTAAGACCAATACAAAAGCTCAAGCTCATTAGTTAATACTTGTATCTCATTTGCAAAGAAATGTCTGACATCAAAATAACACAATTATTTACACACCAAGTTCATATAAGGCAGTTATTTCTTACCAATCAACAATAATTTACAATCAAAGTCATTTTATATATCAAAAAGGCATCTCAGCAAGCACTTagagtgcaaaaaaaaagaatttcacagttttctttttttgttaaaaaaaacccCCATAcaaaacggggggggggggggggggggggggggggggggaatcataGGCTAATGATTAAGCATTAGCTTCATGTTCACTGTCACTTGAGCCCATCCGATACAAGCCAACGAAAGATGAGACTGTGCCCATCAGTCCCACAAGCCAGTTGGGGAAGCGTCCTGCCCAGAGAATGCCAGGGGGCATCCAGTGAATGGCGTTGCTAAGATCTGCCAGGCAGCTGATAATACCGAGGATCTCCATCTTTATCTGTTGGTGACACTCTGTCTGTATGGCCAGTCCATCACTCCAGAGGAAACACAAATCATAATGACAAAACTTTATTGCATGGGTTTAAATATACATAATGCTTACTATTAATAAATTGTAACAAAAGTAATTGTCTAAATACATTTTCTAGAGCATTTACATAATTGGTCAATACATGTACATTACCTGCCATTTTCTTGTCTTGTTCTTTGGCTCTTACGGAGCTTTCTCTTAAGAAGCAAGATGACTCGAATGGACCTAATCAAGAACAATTTTAACTGTTAGAATAGCACTCTTGTTGCTGAACTGACAACAAATGTAGTGACTTCATAGAGAACTACTGTCTGACAGCCAGGATTAAAGTGTGACTTGACTAAGTGTGACTATGAAAATCTTGCTGCAAGATGGCACCTGCAGCCTGGTGTTACCTGAGGGCTCCCAGTAGCAAAGATGAGGTCCAAAGTAGTGTACTCAGAGTCCACCATTTGTCTGACTTCACCTTGATCAGTTCTGCGTCTGCAGCCCAGGCTATGTGTTCACATGGGTAGTACAACTGATCCGCAACATTGGTAAGAACTGATATACATCGGACTATACTGTCCTCTTCCTAAAATCAAGACAAACATGTTGAGAAGTGAGACAAAGGAGCAGTACCCTGCATGTACAATGCATCACCAAATTCTATGTCCAAACAAAGTTATCTAGCCTAGCCTACATGAAACAATTTCACCTGGGATTGTATATTGAACCCAGTAATGCCTAGGTTAATGTTCATGTGCAGCTTCCTTACCCTGTTCCCCAATCCATAGCTCCTCGAATATGCAACCATGGAGAGGTCATCGAAGAGTCTAAGGATGGTTCTGCAGTGGCTGAGCTGTGctgaaaacaacaaaagactCTTTCCAACCTCAGACAATCCTGCAGTTTTCTGGGACAGAACGCCTCCAACCAGCTGAGAGCCATAGCAAAGTGTTCTGACCTATCCCCAAGGGGTGGTAAGAGGAATTACAGTTGTTTTCTTACGTTACAGCAGAACACAAATGGTACAACAAATGTTGTAGTACTGTCGAAACACAAGATGCACTTACCACTTTATCTCTTCCTCTGTATGATTCAAGCAAATTCACAATCGATCCAAATGACTGCTGCATAATGCCCTGTGCTCTTTACATTCGTACACGCAGAGCAAACCTGCAAGCTACGTATTCGACTATGGTAAATAAACACGGTACCTCTAAAATGCAGATGCATGCAATAGAAAATACCACAATTTGCACATGTCAGCTCTTACTCTAACTTGGCTTACTCTTTTAACTTAAAATCTCAGCCCTTCCAAATAATTAAAAAGTCTTACATAGAACCACTAGCCGACAAATGAACTTTAGACTTAGCCAGGAAGTAGCCGTCATGTTCCTTTCCAGGCATATATAGTTGATTACCTATTCCCAATCAACGATGGCAGCACCTAGGGCAGACGCTCTACCAGAGTCAAGAAATATAATGTTCCAAACTGACCAGTAATTTTTAGACCAAGTAGGCTACATATGTATAATATTTGAGATGGGAACCCCAGGTTGATTTGACATGGAATTTCCAAATAGGAGGTCTACTTCAGAGGCTGTAAAATCATAAAGATACCAGAAGTTGCATTCAGAAATATACTCCAGAGATACATAGCTTTAAGAAAAATATAGTAAACACCAAGTTGTAGTGTCTCCTCCATTTTGGGACCCTTGGCTCCATCCTAGGTTACTCTGTACACTGGAAATCTTTGAGTTTTCTAAGCTCTTTAAAATGATCTTTTAATAGATGACcttcagtgtgcagtgtgcatatAAGCCTGCATTGGcacaataaaaaagaaatacaatgtGTCAAAGCAATGAACAGATATCAACATTTATTTGTCATAATTACAATAAAATCTcaagaataaaaacacaaacaaacacaaagtagtTTCCATCCTTGAAAGGAAATTCAACAGGTCTCGATGATCCACTTTATTTCCATTGCTGCTGTTTGGCATACAAACTTGATCATCGCATGTTGCTATCGTTGTCATAGACATCTGAGAAATTAACAAAAAGAAATCTAGtttaaaacacagaacacaatagAACCAGCGTATTGCTAAAGCAAATAGTTTCAGATTTATAatttttagtgctgtcagtttaacgcgttattaacggcgttaacgcaaacccattttaacgccgttaattttttttatcgcgagattaacgcgatttaaaaaaaaaaaatttagatttacattatttttggcctcgcaaactgtgtagtaggctaacgttacagtttgagtgaatggtgagcgcgatacggcgaaatagatgataaaaagcttctgaatggaaagtttacttttaaaagttgtgttgtgcaaaagaagcgagcttcactgttgtctgaaaatgtcaacaggcagctggctgaaagcaaagaagtagtaggcttaccttttattggtaaccttactgttacggttcaatgttcctgaaataagaggcctgacagctatgttcccagcaaacttgaaaaaaagaaaatattaagccatggtttaactgcactataggctgagtccttgtttacctgaaatgtgcactttataattttattttgtaccgccctgtttggcaatattggttttcaataaaataaaatatttgcataaagcaagccaatccacttttccatgttgataggggcattaaagtaaaaataaaatgatggaaaaaaataaataaacgaagggacatttagaatagataaaaatttgcgattaatcgcgattaattttgagttaactatgacataaatgcgattaatcgcgattaaatattttaatcgtttgacagcactaataatttTTCATGATGAATCATTTGTGGACTATGAACTTCTCACCTCTTGAGAGATCTATATCATCATAAATCCCCCCAtctctgaaaataaaaatgctgaTTATTATTACCATTATTGTTACATtatattgtgtacatttatatatatataggccaTTTCACATTTACAAAACATACTCTTGCAGGAGGTAGGCCATGGGTACATATCCATCTGtatgaggaagaaaaaaaatcaaatcaaaccaaaAGCAATGCAGTGATAGAGATAGCAATTAAActactgtgtagtgtgtggtgacTATGCAACAGAGGGCAGTGTTTGAACTTACATTTTCCCTGTGGGTTTCGACACAGTGCTTTTTTCTCATTGGTAAACTGAATGACATCCAGAGTCTCTCCCCTGACCACAGTCAAGTCTTTTCCACCACCCTTCTTGAGGTTCGCGTTGGGATCCACCGTCATGAACTGAAGCACTGTTATAGGCCCGTCAAACTaggaaacacattttctttgagCCCTTGAGATATGTGGCCTTTGAAGGCTTGTTTAAAAAGTTGTACATACAAACAGAACCAAATAATAGATAATAATCCACATCCATGCAAACTGGGAAAATGCAGTGCTTCACAGACTTAATCATTAAACTACCTTGAACTTTTTCCTGaattctttctcctctttttccattttctttaaAGTTCTGGGATCTGGGCtataaaataacaataacaaaaaccagaacataaataattaaaaaaatcttttcatgAATGAAAAGCAACAAAATtaccatacaaatacatatacaattACATtagtacacatatacacactgtgtgAAAAAAACCTAGTTTAAAAACATTCCTTATCAATACCTTCAGTTACCCATTAAATCAGTCAAGCTTTAACCAGCATGCAAACCCTGATTAAACTGAATAGCCCTTTCACAAGATGTTTTGAATACACAGGGACCAATGCAGTCATATCCCACTAGATCAGCTGTATGGACTGCAGTACACCGATCAAGCATTTGCAAATTATATTGGTTGAAATACCCGAtttctggaggaggaggagggaattTATCATCATCAAAtcctgaggagagagtgagaaaaaaagacagagaaaacacatgAAAGAAAACGTAATCAAAACACCCAAGAAACACAACTATCAAAAATATCATAAGTCATACGTTTTCTCATGTTATCCTATCATCGTACTCACCATGGCCTTCCATGTTGCTGacaagagagaaatgaaaataaGTTCACACAAGGACACTCATTGTATCATTAACTCCATGACTAAACTTACAGACTTTAACCAACAATTGATTGATCTAAAACTATACATAAGCTTAAATGAGTATGCAAACTATACATTCATTAACCTGCGCAAACTAAAATGTAATATTGATAATTCTATGTTGGTTACTTTTATGTGTGAAATATACAGTACCACTGGAAGCTCAATATGATTATATGACAGACTATCCTTTTAACCAATAACATATTGCATATACCGTCATGCACACCATATAAGCGGATCATGCACTTGCTCTAATGGTTGGGGATGTGATGGGAAAAGCTTCATACAACCTCTCCACATCATCATAGACGAGATTGGAAACAGGTCTGGGGCTGCCCAGGCTACCAAAGCGTCGTTTCACTTCCTCATAGTCCATGTCCACACATCTGGTGCTAATGTAGCCACCTACCAGATGACACAAGGGACACttcgttcattcgttcattcattcattcatttgttcatttattcaAAGAATCCCAGGTAGtcagacctagtgtaacaaaaAATATTACAGCCAGGAATAACCACTCATTCACACCTACTACCCTCTACATAAAGTGGTAATTGCTAATCAGGTGCCTGTTTTGTAATAGTACCGATACTGTAAACATCCTACATTCTTTCAGTATACTTTTTCATCAGTTTCTGACAATAATAGATTTGGGTAGGGTACAACCATACTGTAAATTTACTCACAGTAGAACCTTCCTCAGTTTAGTGTTGTGACTTATTAATTATTGTGTTAATTAATGCAATGaattaaattataattttttttaactcacATATGCCATCCATAGTGCGGGCAAGCCATTTGCCCTCAGGGTTGTTCTTAATGCGGATAATCTCCACACTGTCCCCCTGGTACACACTCAGATCATTCTTCCCACCATGCCAGTCTTCGCGGACTCGGGCTATATGCACAGGCGTTTCCTTTCCAGTCAGCTGTTGGGAGAGGGTGGCGATCATTCGTTAGTGGGTGAAATGGCCTCCGGAAATTATTTGGTCCTTCCATGACATCAAGCTCAATCGACGAAAAGAAAGTGCTTTATAGGCTGCGGATGTGGTACTTATAACATTATGCAACATCTGAGGAGAGCCCTGGGTTAAGTAGGTTAAGAAGAACATcaattttgacattaaatacattttcatatcaGCACCTATCCAGCATTGTCAATGATGATGCAATGATTTTTATTGATGTTTAAATTATCTTTTTTCACAAGTGTTTCCATATGCTCTGTCGTTGGTTTAATGTGTGTTGCAATGGCAGTTCTTTGATTATAGGTGAAGGCGATGTGATATTCACCTGCCTGTTAGATGCTGTTATCACTAGTAATGTAAAAATATCCAACCTATTTTATGTTGACACAGGAACACATACCATGACAAAAATGAAAGTCTAAATGTGTGTTACATTTTCAGGAGCTATTTTCAGTCTCTTCATCGCGGTGGCATTTGATCTTAAAAGCTTCACGCTGGGAGAAAACCGCTTTTTGAAAAGCCGTTTGTGTTAACATAATTTCAAGGGAAAGGTATTCAACATCAGCAAACATGAAATGATACTGATTCTTACTttaaatgtttttctgtttgcactctgtctcttctctctctctctctgctctttcttctCCTGCTCCTTTTGGCGTTTGATGTCTTTCTTTGTTTGCTTGCTTATGTCAGTCGGCACTGGAATGTTGTCCTGGCTACTGTATTAGACACAAAAACCTCATGGGTCATCACAGTTCCAAGATTTAGAAATTCCAGTGGTCACTAAATTATTTATTAACAGTACTGATAGATGGTGAGGACTGGTAGGGAATAGACTGACAGTCACACTCAATTGTAGGATCAACAGCTCTGTCCTGATACTGGAAGCAACAAAACTGCcatatttaaaaacaagaacaagACAAACAATCCATCAAATACTCCCAAACAACAATTAATGAAATGCTAACTCTATAATTCCTTCTTTACAATAATGTAATTACGAAGGGGAATACTATGGTGCTATAATATGCCATGAAGCTTAAGGCTACTGTTtgacaaaaacaacataaactTACTCGACTTCTTCATAGATTTCACTTTCATCGCTGTCATCAAACTACAGGAAATCAGAGCAAAGAGACAGAATGGAAAGATCTGTCTTTATAGTACGACAGTAAATGACCCTCAAATTCTTTGTAACATCACCCATCCATTGTGAAATGGGATAATTAATAAACTATTTCTAACAGTCTGAATGCCCGTGAGGGCTTGATAGGAGTGAATGAAAAGCCTCTCACCTCATCTGCTTGGCTAGAATGCTGGTCAGTCCAAGAGTCTAAGAGTAGAATCAGAGAACTCATTCAGCTCAGGCATACAAAAATAGACATGAGCCTTTACAAAGTAAAGCAGTGGTTGCTGTGTGATAACATGAAGCTTAATAAAGCTTATTGTATTATCACAAGCACAAGTGTGACACCACACTAACCTAAAGATGTATAACTAACGTAAAGATCACTAACCTAAAGATAATTTTTTGCGACATGCCATAACAATATTGCCAAATCAACACTGTGTCCTTGTGCACTGTAATTCCTCAAATACAGACATGTATTTATTAAACTACCCTTTACTGTTGCCAAGGACTTTCTTGTTGCAATTGTAAAAGGTCCAACTAGGGATGGTGACAATCAATGGTTGATTATTCTCTATTATGTATTCATGCCGATCAGTCTTGATATTTAACACAGTGATGTTGCTTTGTGCGAGCAAATGATTCCCTTCTTTTCAGAGAGAATGTAGTGATGTAAGCTTGTTACAGAATCCCATAATTCTAGGGATCGTAATTGGCAATAAACTACACAAACTTTCACGAATCACACTGcatcagtgttttggtttgcccATATGTGACAGGTGACCTTAAAGTAAATTTTAATCGACTCTATTTAACACCATAAGAGTAATACTGGACCTAATCAAAGGTGTGTTCTTTTAAATGGCACATAAGAATGTACATAAATAATGAGTTGCCCCCACCTTGGCTCTGCgttggtggaggtggtggagggggaaGGAGCTCGCCAATATCATCATATGTGTCCTGGTCGTCTTCCAGGTTGCTTGCAGATAAAGGGGAGGGAAAGTCAATACTTCCCATCAGGTAATATAAATTATGAGTGATCAAGCTATAACTTTCTGTACATTAATCTCGTAGAGATTCTTGTAAAAGTCTCGTAAATCTTTCACAGCAATGAAATGGTCATTACACCTTTAATGAGGTGCCATTTTAAGTACAATTAAAAGTATCTTAATTGCACGTTGAATCCTTTACACTTTGAATTAATAGGTAAACATCCTTTTCATGAAACATCGCTTTTTTGCGATAACAAAcagccacccacacaaaccCTTAGGAACAAATAAGTCAAACCTGACAAAGCATGGTGGCCATAAAATgtgattattgttattattagtagtagtagtattattccAAATTAAATATACAAATTTACCTCATTCACTAACACTTGTGAtcaaaaataatcaaataaatcaacatgtgtcaaaacagtaaaacactgaAATAAAGAACTAAAGATATTCTGTTGTATTTAATAGATATGTATTTAAAAAGCATGTAGTTGTTGCTCATTATTTGATCGCCAGA from Clupea harengus unplaced genomic scaffold, Ch_v2.0.2, whole genome shotgun sequence encodes:
- the si:ch73-40i7.5 gene encoding amyloid-beta A4 precursor protein-binding family A member 3 isoform X3, with product MAEQAVTELRNGEEDKHKELLQAEVQALMMSVPSLPKINEANIPSLDSPCPSHSEEIATRQNSGLGDVHHNSSSPTQENIRKTDLEEMDSFNLIEPPPLDWRSDSSSEAGCVGEADSEGFLQTDSIDMSEDPPSEDGSQLATSIPEAPLLPYQVDYRNNGVGQAFKPSEKEVSQDDVLKGQEEEHQQEEEKHQQEEENKEQEGTVNEQCGQHDVDHSQIHTLLSHLQLISPSPAYDSPSPEPAQTLLDRSDLRADLPYDTRPNLGTVGEPQAEGTAASGLLFTESHQRDLLGLLETPSSPEERPQLSLPCLSYGHLSTGVDAVVSVSYSQEDAERYWEQTRAHDEAGDEIHALDDSGDDASGLLWQRRGEPPAEEEGEDFAARCPDMDAEARPAYKDVPGPCDPEDLLDGVIFGAKYLGSTQLQSDKNPSTSARMAQAQEAVERIKAPEGESQPMTEVDLFISTQRIKVLNADTQEAMMDHSLQMISYIADIGNIVVLMARRKPVGRKDSDPQAANPSAPPKKCWMLCHVFTSDDAQVIAQAIGQAFAVAYQQFLQTNGMKPDEYDDFLSTQELYNGDLVHFSRSENIREVCIRKAIGEILGLAVVESGWGSILPTVVVANLLHGGPAERSGELSIGDRIMSVNGTSMVGLPIATCNNIIRDLKNQAQVKLSIVHCPPVTMAIIKRPDPKYQLGFSVEDGIICSLMRGGIAERGGIRVGHRIIEINGQSVVATPHEKIIHILTNAVGEIHLKTMPASTYRLLTGQEQPVFL